CCACGTGGGCTGCGACACCAGCCAGTGCGGCGCCTGCACCGTGCTGATCGACGGCCAGGCGGTGAAGAGCTGCACGGTGCTCGCGGTGCAGGCCGCGGGCAGCGCCATCACCACGATCGAGGGGCTGGCCAAGGGCGACACGCTGCACCCGCTGCAGATGGCCTTCTGGGAGAAGCACGGGCTGCAGTGCGGCTTCTGCACCCCCGGGATGATCCTGACGGCGATGGACTTCCTGGCCCACCACCCCGACCCCACCGACGACGAGATCCGGCAGGCGATCGAGGGCAACCTCTGCCGCTGCACCGGCTACCAGAACATCGTCGCCGCCATCAAGGCCGCGGCCGCCACCCTGCGGGCCGGCCATGCCGGCGCCGCCGCCTGAGGAGGCATCCCCATGGCCACCCTCTTCGGCTCCGGAATCAAGCGGCGCGAGGACCCGCGCCTGATCACCGGCAAGGCGACCTACGTCGATGACGTGAAGCTCCCGGGCCTCACTTACGCGGTCTTCGCGCGGAGCCCCTACGCCCACGCGAGGATCACCCGCGTGGACGTGAGCGCGGCCCGCGGCGCCCCCGGGGTGATCGCCGTCTACACCGGCCAGGACGTGAAGGACAAGCTCAACCCCGTCCCCTGCGCCTGGAACGTCCCGGGCTGCGACCTCAAGGTCCCCGCCCACCCGCTGCTCGCCTGGGAGAAGGTGCGCTACGCCGGCGACGCGGTGGCGATGATCGTCGCCGAGACCCGGGCGCAGGCCCGGGACGCGCTGGACCTCGTGGACGTGGACTATGAGCCGCTGGGCGCCACCGCCGATCCCGAGAAGGCCACCCAGCCGGGGGCGGCGCAGCTCCACGCCGACGTGCCCGGCAACATCGCCTTCACCTGGGTGGTCAACGGGGGCGACGCGGCCGCGGCCTTCGACACTGCCGAGGTGGCGGTGAGCGAGCGGATCGTGCAGCAGCGGCTGCTGCCCACCGCCATGGAGCCCCGTGCCGCGGTGGCGCAGTACAACTCCGGCTCCGGCCAGCTCACCCTGTGGGCCACCAGCCAGAACCCGCACATCCATCGCTTCCTCTGCTCCGTGATGCTGCAGCTTCCCGAGCACCGCATCCGGGTGATCGCGCCCGAGGTGGGCGGCGGCTTCGGCTCCAAGATCCCCGCCTATCCCGACGAGGCGCTGGTCTCCTTCGCCTCCATGCAGCTCGGGGTGCCGGTCAAGTGGACCGAGGACCGGTCGGAGAACTACAAGGTCACCATCCACGGCCGCGACCACATCGAGTACGTCGAGATGTGCGGCACGAAGGACGGCCGCATCACCGGCCTGCGGACCAAGGTGTATGCCGGCCTCGGCGCCTACGCCTCCACCGCGGCGCCGGGCATCCCGACGATCCTGCACGGGCTGGTCTACTCCGGCAGCTACATGATCCCGAACATCCACGGGACCATCCACGGGGTGTACACCAACGGCACGCCGGTCGACGCCTACCGCGGCGCGGGCCGCCCCGAGGCGGCGTACCTGATCGAGCGACTGGTGGATATCTACGCCCGGAAGATCGGGATGGACCCGATCGAGGTGCGCCGCAAGAACTTCATCCCCAAGGACCAGTTCCCCTACACCGTCGCCACCGGGCTCATCTACGACTCCGGCAACTATGAGGGCGCGCTCGACAAGGCCCTCGGCATCCTCGACCTCAAGGCCTTTCGCGCCGAGCAGGCCAGGGCACGCAAGGACGGGCGGTACCTGGGCCTCGGGCTGGTGAGCTACATCGAGATCTGCGGCCTCGGCCCGAGCCAGGTGGCCGGGGCCGTGGGCTTCGGCGGCGGCCTGTACGACTCGGCCATCGTCCGGGTGTACCCGACGGGCGTGGTGCGGGTCTACATCGGCGCCTCGCCGCATGGCCAGGGCGAGGAGACCACCTTCGCCCAGATCGTGGCGCAGGAGTTCGGCTACCCGGTGGAGAGCGTGGAGATCATCCACGGCGACACCGACAACACCCCGCAGGGATGGGGCACCTACGGCAGCCGCACCACCGCGGTCTGCGGTTCGGCGGTCAAGAACGCCGCGCTCAAGGTCAAGGAGAAGGCGAAGCTGCTGGCCGCCCACCTGCTCGAGGTGAGCGAGGCCGACCTCGAGTGGAAGGACGACGCCTTCCGGGTGAAGGGCTCCCCCGACAAGGCCAAGGGGATGGCCGAGCTGGCGCTGATGGCCAACGTGGCGTGGAACATGCCGCCGGGCATGGAGCCGGGCATGGAGGCGACGGCCTTCTTCGACCCGACCAACTTCGTCTACCCCTTCGGCACCCACATCTGCACCGTGGACGTCGACGTCCACACCGGCGAGGTGAAGATCCTGCGCTACATCGCGGTGGATGACTGCGGCCCGCCGATCAACCCGATGATCGTGGACGGGCAGATCCACGGCGGCGTGATCCAGGGCATCGGCGAGGGGCTGCAGGAGATCGCGGTGTACGACGACGAGGCCCAGCTGGTCACCGGCACCATGATGGACTACGCGGTGCCCAAGGCCAGCCAGATGCCCTTCATCGAGGTGGCGCACACCATCACCCCTTCGCCCGTCAACCCGCTCGGCGTGAAGGGCTGCGGCGAAGCCGGCACCATCGCCTCCGCCGCCTGCCTGGTGAACGCGGTCTGTGACGCGCTCGCGCCCTTCGGCATCACCCACATCGACAAGCCGCTCACGCCGGCCCGGGTCTGGGCCGCCATCCAGAAGGCGAAGGGGGCCCAGGCATGATCCCGACGAGCTTCGATTACGTCCGCGCCGGCTCGGTCAAGGAGGCGCTGTCGCTCCTCGCCGCCGGCGACGGGTCCAAGGTGATCGCCGGCGGGCACAGCCTGCTGCCGATGATGCGCTTCCGCCTGGTCCAGGCGCCGAAGCTGGTGGACATCTCCCTCCTGGCGGAGCTCAAGGGGGTGCAGGAGTACAAGAAGGGGGTGCGGATCGGCGCGGCCACGACCTACGCCGAGCTGGCCCGCAGCGCGCTGCTCCGGGAGCGCTGCCCGGTGGTGGCCGAGGTCGCGGCGGAGATCGCCGACCTCCAGGTGCGCAACCGTGGCACCATCGGCGGCTCCCTGGCGCACGCCGACCCCGCGAGCGACATGCCGGCGGTGATGCTGGCGCTCGACGCCGAGTTCCAGCTCCGCTCCAAGAAGGGCGGCCGGCGCACGGCCAAGGCGCGGGAGTTCTTCCAGGGCGCCTTCACCACCGCCATGACGGAGGACGAGCTGCTGACCGACATCCTCATCGGCGGCATGGGCCGCCTCGCGGCGGCCTACGTGAGCTTCGACTCCGCCGCCTCGGGCTACGCCCTGGCGGGGGTGTGCGCGGTGGTGGCGCGGAAGCGCGCGACGATCTCGGAGATCCGCGTGGCCATCACCGGCGTGGCCGAGATGGCGTTCCTGGCGCCGGCGCTGGAGCGCGTCCGGGACACCAAGTGCGACGCGGCCACGCTGGCGGCGGCCGCCACCGAGGCGCTGGCGGGACTCGACATCGCGGGCGACGTGCACGCGCCGGCGGACTACCGCCGGCACATCGCGCAAGTGGCGATCGTGCGCGCCGTCGAGACCGCGTACCAGCGCGCCGGCGCCTGACCGCGGGCCTGACGACCGCCCCGGCGGTCTACGCCCTGGTCCTGGCCGCCGGGGCCGGCCGCCGCTTCGGCGGCGAGAAGCTGCTGGCGCCATTCCGCGGCACGTCGCTGGTGGGGCACGTGGCGTCCACCGTGGCGCAGGCCATCCACGGCGGCCTGCTGGCCGGCGGGGTGGCGGTGGTGCGGCCCGCGGCCACGGCGCTGGCCTGGCCGCTCGACACGGCGGGGCTCGAGATCGTCGAGAATCCCGCCGCCGCGGAGGGAATCGCCACCTCGCTCCGGGCCGGGCTGGCCGCGCTGGAGCAGGCACGCACCCCGCCGGCGGGCGCGGCGCTGGTGATCCTCGCCGACCAGCCGTTGCTCCGCCTGCCAGTGCTGGAGGCGCTGGTGAGCGCGTGGCGCGCCGCGCCCGCGTCGATCCGACCCCGCTACCTGGCCCAGCCCGAGGCGCCGGGCCACCCGGTGCTGGTGGACCGGGGACTGTGGCCCCGCGCCGCCAGCCTGGCCGGCGACCAGGGACTGGGGCCGCTGCTCGCGGCCGATCCCGCGCTCCGGATCATCGAGGTCCCGGGCGGCAATCCCGATGTGGACACGCCGGGCGACCTGCGCTCCCTGGAGGAGCAGTACTGATGAAGATGAGTTTCTCGGGCGCGCCCGAGGTCCTGGCCCCCCTCGCCCACGTCTGGCCCCGGCTGCTCGACCCGCACTTCGTGGCCCGGCACGGCCCCGGCGTGGAGTCGGTCGAGGTGCTCGACCCGCACCACTTCAAGGTGATCTGCGCCTTCGGGGTGGGGTCGATCAAGCTGCGCTTCGGGCTCGACGTGGAGCTGTCGAACGTCAACCCGCCGAACTACTTCGCCATGAAGGTCCGGGGCAAGGCGCCCGGCTCCGCGGTAGAGGTCACGGCGGATCTGGCGCTCGAGCCGATCGACGCCGACCGCACCCGCCTCCGCTGGACGGCGGAGAGCGAGATCAGCGGCACCGTGGCGAGCGTGGGGGCGCGCCTGATGGAGGGCACCGCCCGCAAGCTCACCGAGCAGTTCTGGACCCGGTTCGCCGCCAGCATCGGTGAGGCCGGCCCGCCCCCCGAGCCCGCGCCCCTCTCCCCGGATCCCTCCGCGCCGCCGGCCCCCCCGCCGGCCGACGCGCCCGCCACCGAGCCGCCCGCGCCGGCGTGAGCCCGCCGGTCACCGAGCACCTCCGCACCGTCAACGGCCTCGAGTTCCTGGTGGACGACCAGGGCGCGGGGCCGGTGGTCCTGCTCGCCCACGGGATGTGGTGCGACGCCAGCATGTTCGCCGAGCTGGCCGCGGACCTCGCCCGCGACCACCGGGTGCTGGTCCCTGACCTGCGCGGCCACGGGCGGACCGCCGTGCCCGAGGCCCCGTGGACCATCGCCGACCTGGCCGACGACCTGCGCGCACTGCTCGACGACTTCCAGGTGGAGCGGGCGCTGGTGGCGGGGTTCAGCATGGGCGGGATGGCCGCGGTGGACTTCGCGCTGCGCTACCCTGACCGGCTGAGCGCGCTCGCGCTGATGGGCACCAGCGCCGCGGCCGACGAATGGCTCCGGGTCACCGAGATCCGGGCCCTGGCCACGCTCATCGCCAAGGCGGGGCGGCCCCGCTTCCTGGGCCGCGAGGCGGCCCGCTCCACCTTCAGCGCCGCCTTCCGCCAGGAGCACCCGGCGGCGGTCACCCGGTGGGAGCACGCGGTGCAGGCGATGCCCCGGGAGGCGCTGGTGGCGGCGCTGCGGGCGGTGGGGGAGCGGCCCTCGCGGCTCGACCGGCTGGAGGAGATCCGGGTGCCCACCCTGATCATCACCGGCAGCGAGGACCGGATCCTCAACCCCCGCTGGTCGCTGGCGATGGCCCGCCGCATCCCCCGGGCGCGGCTGGCCGCCTTCCCCGGCGTGGGCCACGCCATCCCGATGGAGCGCCCGGTGGACGTGGCCGCCTGGATCCGGGGGCTGGAGACGGGCCGCTACCCCGGCGACCGGTGACTCTATCGGCCCGGGACGGGTCGTGCCACATTTCGGGGTCGCGCCCTCACCTCTCCCGGACCATGCCATGAAGATCCCCCAGCTTCTGCTCCGGCAGCTCTATACCTTCGGGTCGCTCACCAATGAACCGGGCGGCTTCCGCTTCAGCCTCAAGAACCGCCTCAGCGACGTGACCCTGACCCGGATCGTGCGGGTCAAGTTCGACCACCAGGAGTTCCCGGCCTCGATGCTCGAGGTGGACCTGGGCGACGGGCAGTGGCGGCCGGCCACCGAGGTGACCCCGGAGCAGCCCCGCGAGTTCGCGCTCCGGCAGGTGGCCCACCTGCGGGCGCGGGGGCACACCCTCCCCGACGGCACCCACGAGATCGAGATCGGGATCGAGGTGAAGGGGGTCGGCGCGCTGGCCTTCACGGTCAAGGACCACGTGGCGGAGCCGCAGGCCCGGCTGCGCTCGGTGCCCTACTCCAAGGACGACAACTACTCGCCGGCGGTGATCGCGGAGCGGCAGCGCTTCATCGAGAAGGTGAGCGGCGCCCGGCTGCAGCACCTCACCAAGTTCTCGTTCGACCCGCAGGTCACCAAGGGGAACATCGAGAATTTCACCGGGGTGGCCCAGATCCCGCTCGGCTTCGCGGGGCCCCTGCAGGTCAACGGCGAGCACGCGCAGGGGGAGTTCATCATCCCGATGGCCACCAGCGAGGGCACCCTGGTGGCGAGCTACAACCGCGGCATGAAGGTGCTCAACCTCTCCGGCGGGGTCACCTGCACCGTCCAGGGCGACCACATGCAGCGGGCGCCGGTGTTCGTCTTCGACTCGGCGCGCGAGGCCCGGGCCTTCCGCGACTGGGTGGACGAGCACATGGCCGAGGTGCGCCGCGAGGCGGAGGCGACCACCCGGGTGGGCAAGCTGCAGTACATCGACACCTACCTGGCCAGCAAGTTCGCCTACCTGCGGTTCAACTACTCCACCGGCGACGCCGCGGGCCAGAACATGGTGGGGCGCGCCACCTTCGCCGCCTGCAGCTGGATCCTCGACCACAACAAGACCATCCGCCGGTTCTACCTGGAGTCGAACCTCGCCACCGACAAGAAGGCGAGCCAGGTGAACCTCATGCGCACCCGCGGCAAGCGGGTCACCGCGGAATGCGTGATCAAGCGCTCGGTGCTGCTCGACGTGATGCGGGTGGAGCCGGAGAGCCTCTGCTATCACTGGGGCGTGGCCAACGTGGGCGCCATCCTCTCCGGCGCCAACAACAACGGCCTGCACTCCCCCAACGCCATCACTGCGATGTTCATCGCCACCGGGCAGGACGTGGCCAACGTGGCCGAGGGCTCGGCCGGCATCGTCTACGTGGAGCTCACCAAGGAGAAGGACCTCTACCTCTCGATCACCATCCCGTCGCTCATCGTGGCCACCCACGGCGGCGGCACCGGCCTCCCCACGCAGCGGGAGTGCCTGGAGATCCTGGGGTGCGTGGGCAAGGGGAAGGTGAACAAGTTCGCCGAGATCGTCGCGGGCGTGGTGCTGGCGGGCGAGATCTCGCTCGCGGCCGCCATCTCCTCGCTCGAGTGGGTCAGTTCGCACGAGGAGTATGGGCGCAATCGCTGAACAGGCCGCCGGGCAGGCGGAGGCACTCCGCGCCCGGGGCTTCGAGGTCATGCGGGAGGCCGGCACGCCCGGCCTCCTGCGCCGGCTGCTGATCACCTGGAAGCACTTCCTCGGGCTGCTCTTCGGCGGGCTGGCCGCGCACGTGCGGGCGCAGCGCGCGGAGGGCACCGGGCGGGGGCTCAAGTTCCTGCTGCTCCGCCTGCTCGCGGCGCTGACCACCCCCTTCGTGTCGCGGAGCCTGCGGCACGAGACCTTCGCGGTGCAGCTGCGGCGCCGCCTCGAGCGGCTCGGCCCCACCTACATCAAGCTGGGCCAGATCCTGAGCCTGCGGGAGGACCTGCTCCCCCGCCACATCACCAACGAGCTCAAGCACCTGCTCAACCGGCTCCCGGTGGTGCCGCTCCCCCGCATCGTCGGCCTCATCGAGCAGGACCTCAAGCGGCCGGTCGAGGAGCTCTTCCTCGACATCGACCCGGAGCCGCTCGGCTCCGCCTCCATCGGCCAGACCCACCGCGCCACCATGCTGGACGGCGAGCCGGTGATCATCAAGATCGTCAAGCCGGGCATCCGCGAGACGCTCGAGCGTGACGCGAAGCTGCTGCGCATGCTCGGCAGCATCCTCGAGCTGATCATCCCCCGGTTCCAGCCCCGGCAGCTGGTGAACGAGTTCTGCGACTACACCCTGCGCGAGGTCGACCTGCGCCGCGAGGCCGACAACGCCGAGAGCTTCGCCGCCAACTTCACCGACCTGCCCGACATCGTCTTCCCCGCCATCTACCGCTCCTGCTCCGGCCGCAGCGTGCTGACGATGGAGTTCTTCGACGGGATGAACCCCGACTCCCCGAAGGCGCAGGAGCTGCCCGAGGAGCAGCGGCGGCACCTCACCGAGATCGGCGCGCAGGCCATCATCCGGATGCTCTACAAGGACGGCTTCTTCCACGCCGACCTGCACCCCGGCAACCTGATCATCCTCCCCGGCCCGAAGATCGGGTTCATCGACCTGGGGATGGTCGGGCGGCTCGACGAGGAGCTGCGCCGCACCCTGCTCTACTACTACTTCGCGCTGGTGATGGGCGATGCGGAGAACTCCGCCCGCTACCTCTCCGCCATCGCCACCCCGGGCCCCGACGCCAACCCCAACGGCTTCCGTCGCGAGGCCTCGGAGATCGCCAACCGCTGGAAGCGCGCGTCGAGCTTCGAGGAGTACTCGCTGGGCCAGCTCATCCTCGACTCGGTCTCCCGCGGGGCGCAGTACGGGATGTACTTCCCGGTGGAGATGGTGCTGATGGTGAAGGCGCTGGTGACCTTCGAGGGCGTGGGCCACGTGCTGCTGCCGGGCTTCGACGTGGCGGAGGTGTCCAAGAAGCACATCCGCACCCTCTTCCTGCACCAGTTCTCCCCGCTCCGCCTGCTGGCCGAGGGGATGCGCGGCGCCCCCGACCTGGTCGACGCGATGGCCAAGATGCCGCTGCTGGTCACCGACGGGCTCCGGGTGCTGGAGAAGGTGGCGCGGCAGCCGACGGAGAACCCGCTCAAGGGGCTCCGCGGCACCCTGATCGCCGGCTCCTGCCTGGTGGCGGGCGCCATCTCGATGGGATTCGGCGCCCCCTGGC
The Gemmatimonadota bacterium DNA segment above includes these coding regions:
- a CDS encoding carbon monoxide dehydrogenase subunit G, whose protein sequence is MKMSFSGAPEVLAPLAHVWPRLLDPHFVARHGPGVESVEVLDPHHFKVICAFGVGSIKLRFGLDVELSNVNPPNYFAMKVRGKAPGSAVEVTADLALEPIDADRTRLRWTAESEISGTVASVGARLMEGTARKLTEQFWTRFAASIGEAGPPPEPAPLSPDPSAPPAPPPADAPATEPPAPA
- a CDS encoding hydroxymethylglutaryl-CoA reductase, which produces MKIPQLLLRQLYTFGSLTNEPGGFRFSLKNRLSDVTLTRIVRVKFDHQEFPASMLEVDLGDGQWRPATEVTPEQPREFALRQVAHLRARGHTLPDGTHEIEIGIEVKGVGALAFTVKDHVAEPQARLRSVPYSKDDNYSPAVIAERQRFIEKVSGARLQHLTKFSFDPQVTKGNIENFTGVAQIPLGFAGPLQVNGEHAQGEFIIPMATSEGTLVASYNRGMKVLNLSGGVTCTVQGDHMQRAPVFVFDSAREARAFRDWVDEHMAEVRREAEATTRVGKLQYIDTYLASKFAYLRFNYSTGDAAGQNMVGRATFAACSWILDHNKTIRRFYLESNLATDKKASQVNLMRTRGKRVTAECVIKRSVLLDVMRVEPESLCYHWGVANVGAILSGANNNGLHSPNAITAMFIATGQDVANVAEGSAGIVYVELTKEKDLYLSITIPSLIVATHGGGTGLPTQRECLEILGCVGKGKVNKFAEIVAGVVLAGEISLAAAISSLEWVSSHEEYGRNR
- a CDS encoding alpha/beta fold hydrolase, giving the protein MSPPVTEHLRTVNGLEFLVDDQGAGPVVLLAHGMWCDASMFAELAADLARDHRVLVPDLRGHGRTAVPEAPWTIADLADDLRALLDDFQVERALVAGFSMGGMAAVDFALRYPDRLSALALMGTSAAADEWLRVTEIRALATLIAKAGRPRFLGREAARSTFSAAFRQEHPAAVTRWEHAVQAMPREALVAALRAVGERPSRLDRLEEIRVPTLIITGSEDRILNPRWSLAMARRIPRARLAAFPGVGHAIPMERPVDVAAWIRGLETGRYPGDR
- a CDS encoding xanthine dehydrogenase family protein subunit M, which produces MIPTSFDYVRAGSVKEALSLLAAGDGSKVIAGGHSLLPMMRFRLVQAPKLVDISLLAELKGVQEYKKGVRIGAATTYAELARSALLRERCPVVAEVAAEIADLQVRNRGTIGGSLAHADPASDMPAVMLALDAEFQLRSKKGGRRTAKAREFFQGAFTTAMTEDELLTDILIGGMGRLAAAYVSFDSAASGYALAGVCAVVARKRATISEIRVAITGVAEMAFLAPALERVRDTKCDAATLAAAATEALAGLDIAGDVHAPADYRRHIAQVAIVRAVETAYQRAGA
- a CDS encoding (2Fe-2S)-binding protein → MERPVTLTINGKSHTVQVEPRALLAHVLRDTLNLTGTHVGCDTSQCGACTVLIDGQAVKSCTVLAVQAAGSAITTIEGLAKGDTLHPLQMAFWEKHGLQCGFCTPGMILTAMDFLAHHPDPTDDEIRQAIEGNLCRCTGYQNIVAAIKAAAATLRAGHAGAAA
- a CDS encoding NTP transferase domain-containing protein, translating into MASTVAQAIHGGLLAGGVAVVRPAATALAWPLDTAGLEIVENPAAAEGIATSLRAGLAALEQARTPPAGAALVILADQPLLRLPVLEALVSAWRAAPASIRPRYLAQPEAPGHPVLVDRGLWPRAASLAGDQGLGPLLAADPALRIIEVPGGNPDVDTPGDLRSLEEQY
- a CDS encoding molybdopterin-dependent oxidoreductase; this encodes MATLFGSGIKRREDPRLITGKATYVDDVKLPGLTYAVFARSPYAHARITRVDVSAARGAPGVIAVYTGQDVKDKLNPVPCAWNVPGCDLKVPAHPLLAWEKVRYAGDAVAMIVAETRAQARDALDLVDVDYEPLGATADPEKATQPGAAQLHADVPGNIAFTWVVNGGDAAAAFDTAEVAVSERIVQQRLLPTAMEPRAAVAQYNSGSGQLTLWATSQNPHIHRFLCSVMLQLPEHRIRVIAPEVGGGFGSKIPAYPDEALVSFASMQLGVPVKWTEDRSENYKVTIHGRDHIEYVEMCGTKDGRITGLRTKVYAGLGAYASTAAPGIPTILHGLVYSGSYMIPNIHGTIHGVYTNGTPVDAYRGAGRPEAAYLIERLVDIYARKIGMDPIEVRRKNFIPKDQFPYTVATGLIYDSGNYEGALDKALGILDLKAFRAEQARARKDGRYLGLGLVSYIEICGLGPSQVAGAVGFGGGLYDSAIVRVYPTGVVRVYIGASPHGQGEETTFAQIVAQEFGYPVESVEIIHGDTDNTPQGWGTYGSRTTAVCGSAVKNAALKVKEKAKLLAAHLLEVSEADLEWKDDAFRVKGSPDKAKGMAELALMANVAWNMPPGMEPGMEATAFFDPTNFVYPFGTHICTVDVDVHTGEVKILRYIAVDDCGPPINPMIVDGQIHGGVIQGIGEGLQEIAVYDDEAQLVTGTMMDYAVPKASQMPFIEVAHTITPSPVNPLGVKGCGEAGTIASAACLVNAVCDALAPFGITHIDKPLTPARVWAAIQKAKGAQA
- a CDS encoding AarF/ABC1/UbiB kinase family protein, giving the protein MGAIAEQAAGQAEALRARGFEVMREAGTPGLLRRLLITWKHFLGLLFGGLAAHVRAQRAEGTGRGLKFLLLRLLAALTTPFVSRSLRHETFAVQLRRRLERLGPTYIKLGQILSLREDLLPRHITNELKHLLNRLPVVPLPRIVGLIEQDLKRPVEELFLDIDPEPLGSASIGQTHRATMLDGEPVIIKIVKPGIRETLERDAKLLRMLGSILELIIPRFQPRQLVNEFCDYTLREVDLRREADNAESFAANFTDLPDIVFPAIYRSCSGRSVLTMEFFDGMNPDSPKAQELPEEQRRHLTEIGAQAIIRMLYKDGFFHADLHPGNLIILPGPKIGFIDLGMVGRLDEELRRTLLYYYFALVMGDAENSARYLSAIATPGPDANPNGFRREASEIANRWKRASSFEEYSLGQLILDSVSRGAQYGMYFPVEMVLMVKALVTFEGVGHVLLPGFDVAEVSKKHIRTLFLHQFSPLRLLAEGMRGAPDLVDAMAKMPLLVTDGLRVLEKVARQPTENPLKGLRGTLIAGSCLVAGAISMGFGAPWPVWGALFVIAFFLALRKG